The genomic interval CAGGCCAGGTCGTCCTGGGCCGCCTGTTCCCTCAACTCCTCGAGCTTCGCCGACACGGTGTCGATGGCCTCGTCATCGTTGCCAGCGACGCGTGTCTCCATCGAATTCCGCGCGCAGCCCACCACGAGCCACTGTCCAACGACGAGCACCGAGAGGGCGACGGGAAGGACTCGCATCGTCTTCCCTTAGGCCCCGCGTGTTCCTCGCGTCCACCGTTCCTCGCCCCGAGTGTTGAGCATCGGCCCGGAGGCCCGAGGGAGGCGGGGACCCGCCGGGTTCTCAGCCCGCGTCCGGCGCGGGTTGCCGGGGCGGGGGAGGTGGTTGCCGCGAGGGCTCCTGGGGGCGTGACAGGTAGAGATAGGCCGTCAGCGCCAACAGGGCCGCGACCGCCAGCTTCCGCATCCAGTCCTCGCGACGGCGCCGAGGCGAGGCCTGGTCCTCCTGCGTCGCCGCCTCCAGACCCGCCGCCACCTCTCCGCCCACCGCGCGAAGCCGGCGGCAGACCTCCACCACGGGGACGAGGCCCGCCGGCACCGGAGCGTCCTCCCGCTCCAGCGCCGCGGAGAGCATCCTCGCCCAGGCGGCTTCCTCCTCGCCCTCGGTGGGTTCCCTGGCCGTGGAATGGAGCCTCCTCGCCAGCGCCACCGCCGCGCGCAGGAGGGAGACCGACAGCGCGGCCTCCGACACCCCCAGGAAGCGGGCACAGGCCGCCAGCGAGTCCCCCACCACCAGCCTCCGGTTCAGCAGGGCAGCGGCACGGGGCTCCTGGTCTCGGAGGGCCACGACGAACGCCGAGGGGGGCAGACGGGAAGGGGGAGGCTCGGAAGGTGTCACGGGCGCGCCATCCTCGCCCATCCTCCGGCCGTTTTCTTGAGGCACGTGAGCACGCTTCTACACTCCCAGGTCATGTTGCGACCTGTTGCAGTCCTCCTGTTGCTGCTCGCCGCCCCACGCTCGCTCGCGGTGGAGACCCTGCGCATCGCCATCGAGGACACGGGCGGGGAGGTGCGCATCAGCGGGAAAGGGCTCGGCTTCGGCGCGGACAGCGAGGAGGCCACCTTCGTCTCCATCCCCTCCGACGTCGCCGTCGTCCGCCGGAAGGCGGGCAAGCTCGAGGTCAACGGCGCTCCCGTGCTGGGAGACTCCGTGCGCTTCCGCGCGGGCCTGAGCGGCTCCGAGGACGCGGGGAGCAGTCCCGGCGAGCAGCCCATCAAGGCCGGGGGCGCCCAGGTTCGCGGCGACGTCGTCGTGCGCCCGCTTCGCGAGGGACTCCAGCTCATCAACGTCATTCCCCTGGAGGACTACCTCGCGGCGGTGCTCGGCAGCGAGATGCCGGTGTCCTTTCCGCTCGAGGCCCTCAAGGCCCAGGCCGTCGCCGCGCGCACCTACGCCCTCCAGAAGAAGCTGGACAGCTACAGCAACACGTTCCACCTGGGCAGCAGCGTGCTCCACCAGGTGTACGGCGGCGTCAATCGCGAGGACCCTCGCACCCGGACGGCCGTCGAAGCCACCCGGGGCCTGGTGCTCACCTATGAGCTCGCTCCCATCGAGGCGTACTTCCACGCCTCCTGCGGCGGACGCACCGAGTCCGGACAGGACGCCCTCCACCGCGACCTGCCCTACCTGCAGCCCGTCGATTGTCCGTGCGGCCGGCTGCCGGCGAGCCGCTGGTCCGCCTCCATGTCCGACGCCGAAATCAAGGCGGCCCTCAAGCGGCCCGCTCAGGGCATGAAGGTGACGGCGCGCACGTCCACCCGACGCGTCACCCGCGTCACGATGGGCGATGGCAGCTCGCTGGACGGCGTGGAGCTGCGCCGCAGGCTTGGCTACACGCGCCTCAAGAGCCTCGATTTCGAGGTGGAGCGAGTCGAGCACGGCTACATGTTCACCGGACGCGGCTATGGCCACGGGGCCGGGCTCTGCCAGTGGGGGGCCAAGGCGCTCGCCGACAAGGGCAAGGGGTACGTGGATATCCTCACCCACTACTACCCCGGAGCCGAGCTGCAACAGCTCTACTGACGTCCCCCGTGTCGGCGTGCTTTCCGCGGCGGCATGGGGGCTGCTACAAGCGCCACCCCCGTGTCGTCCCGCCTCTCTGACTACGACTTCGAGCTCCCTGAGTCCCAAATCGCCCAGGCCCCGCTGGCCCAGCGGGATGCCTCCCGGCTGATGCACGTGCGCCGCTCCACCGGCGACGTGAGCCACCGGCGATTCTCCGACGTGCTGGAGCTTCTGCGCCCGGGCGACCTGCTCGTCCTCAACGACGCCCGCGTCATCCCCGCGCGCCTGCTGGGCCAGAAGGCGGGCACCGGCGGCCGCGTGGAGCTGCTCGTCGTGCGCCCCGCCGCCTCCACGCTGACCTCGGCCGCGCTCGACGGCGCCCCCGAGACACTCGACTGGCTCTGTCTGGGCCAGGCCTCCAAGGGCCTCAAGCCCACCCAGCGCCTCACCTTCGCCGGAGGACTGGAGGCCGAGGTCCTCGAGGTGCTCGGGGGAGGGGAGTACCGCGTGCGCTTCCACGCGCCCCCAGGCGCCTCGCTGGCCTCGCTGCTGGACGCCGCGGGCCGGCTGCCGCTGCCCCCGTACATCACCCGCGAGCCCGACGCGGCCGACGCCGAGCGCTACCAGACCGTGTACGCGCGGGCGTCCGGCGCCGTGGCCGCGCCCACCGCGGGCCTGCACTTCACCCAACAGATGCTGGCGGCGCTCGAGGCCCGGGGCGTGCGGCGGGTGCTGGTGACGCTGGACGTGGGGCCTGGGACCTTCCTGCCGGTGCGCGAGGACGACCTGGACAAGCACCACATGCACCCCGAGCGCTTCACCGTGCCCGAGGCCACCGCGCGCGAGGTGAACCAGGCGCGAGCCGAGGGGCGCCGCGTGGTGGCGGTGGGCACCACCGTGGTGCGCACGCTGGAGTCCGCCTCGGACCCGGCGACGGGGAGGCTGCGCGAGGGGCCCGGCGAGACGACGCTCTTCATCCGCCCGGGCTTCACCTTCCGCCAGGTGGACGCGCTCCTGACGAACTTCCACCTGCCGCGCTCCACGCTGGTGGTGCTCGTCAGCGCGCTGTTGGGGCGCGAGCGGACGCTGGCCGCATACGCGGAGGCGGTGCGCGAGGGGTATCGATTCTTCAGCTACGGCGACGCCATGCTGGTGTCGGAGTGAGTGACATGGGTGAGCAGGACGCAGGGACGCGCGGAGCTTCGCGCGAGAAGGGCGACACGCGCGTGGCGCCAGGGCTGGTGCGCTTCGAGCTGCTCCACGAGGACGCGTCTGGAACCAAGGCCCGGCGCGGCCGGCTGCACACGCCCCACGGCCCGGTGGAGACGCCCATCTTCATGCCCGTGGGCACCGTGGGCAGCGTCAAGGGCGTGGGCCCGGACGACCTGCTCAACCTGGACGCGCAGATCATCCTGGGCAACACCTACCACCTCATGCTGCGCCCCGGTGAGGCGCTCGTGGGCGAGATGGGCGGCCTGCACCAGTTCGTCTCCTGGAACCGGCCCATGCTCACCGACAGCGGCGGCTTCCAGGTCTTCAGCCTGTCGGAGAAGCGCAAGATCACCGAGGAGGGCGCCGCCTTCCAGTCCCACCTGGACGGCGCGCGTCACTTCCTCACCCCCGAGCGCTCCATCGACATCCAGGAGACGCTCGGCGCCGACGTCATCATGGCCTTCGACGAGTGCCCGCCCTCCATGGCGGAGCGCTCCTACCTGGAGAAGTCCCTGGCGCGCACGACGCGCTGGCTGCACCGGTGCGTGAAGGCGTGGGGCCGGGAGCGCTCGTCGCTCTTCGGCATCGTCCAGGGGGGCCTGCACGAGGATTTGCGCAAGCGCCACGCCGAGGAGGTGTGCGCGGTGGACCTGCCCGGCTACGCGCTGGGCGGCTACTCGGTGGGCGAGGCGCCCGAGGCGATGCACGCGGGCGTCGCGTACTCCGCGCCGCTCCTGCCCCGGGACAAGCCCCGCTACCTCATGGGCGTGGGCACCCCGGTGGACCTGGTCACCTGCGTGGAGCACGGGGTGGACATGTTCGATTGCGTGCTGCCCACCCGTTGCGCACGCAACGGATTGCTCTTCACCTCGGAGGGCAAGCTCACCATCCGCAACGCGGCGTTCGCCAAGGATTCCCGGCCGGTGGATCCGGCGTGCTCCTGCTACACCTGCCGCAACTTCAGCCGGGCCTACTTGAGGCACCTGTTCGCCGCGGGGGAGATCCTCGCCATGCGCCTCAACACGCTGCACAACCTCCACTACTTCCTGGGGTTGATGGCGGACGTGCGGCGCGCCATCGCCGAGGACCGGTTCGCCGCCTTCGCCCGGGACTTCCGGGAGCGGGCGCGAGCCCAGGAGGCCGAGCGCACCCGTGGTCGCTGAGCGGCCAGTTGGGATGTCGGAGTTCCCGCGTTCGCTTGCTCACATGGGGGCCCCTTGCTAAGACGGCCCCCCTTTCAGGATGGGTTCCTTGGATAGTGTGGGGGGTCC from Myxococcus stipitatus carries:
- a CDS encoding SpoIID/LytB domain-containing protein — protein: MLRPVAVLLLLLAAPRSLAVETLRIAIEDTGGEVRISGKGLGFGADSEEATFVSIPSDVAVVRRKAGKLEVNGAPVLGDSVRFRAGLSGSEDAGSSPGEQPIKAGGAQVRGDVVVRPLREGLQLINVIPLEDYLAAVLGSEMPVSFPLEALKAQAVAARTYALQKKLDSYSNTFHLGSSVLHQVYGGVNREDPRTRTAVEATRGLVLTYELAPIEAYFHASCGGRTESGQDALHRDLPYLQPVDCPCGRLPASRWSASMSDAEIKAALKRPAQGMKVTARTSTRRVTRVTMGDGSSLDGVELRRRLGYTRLKSLDFEVERVEHGYMFTGRGYGHGAGLCQWGAKALADKGKGYVDILTHYYPGAELQQLY
- the queA gene encoding tRNA preQ1(34) S-adenosylmethionine ribosyltransferase-isomerase QueA, whose product is MGAATSATPVSSRLSDYDFELPESQIAQAPLAQRDASRLMHVRRSTGDVSHRRFSDVLELLRPGDLLVLNDARVIPARLLGQKAGTGGRVELLVVRPAASTLTSAALDGAPETLDWLCLGQASKGLKPTQRLTFAGGLEAEVLEVLGGGEYRVRFHAPPGASLASLLDAAGRLPLPPYITREPDAADAERYQTVYARASGAVAAPTAGLHFTQQMLAALEARGVRRVLVTLDVGPGTFLPVREDDLDKHHMHPERFTVPEATAREVNQARAEGRRVVAVGTTVVRTLESASDPATGRLREGPGETTLFIRPGFTFRQVDALLTNFHLPRSTLVVLVSALLGRERTLAAYAEAVREGYRFFSYGDAMLVSE
- the tgt gene encoding tRNA guanosine(34) transglycosylase Tgt, whose amino-acid sequence is MGEQDAGTRGASREKGDTRVAPGLVRFELLHEDASGTKARRGRLHTPHGPVETPIFMPVGTVGSVKGVGPDDLLNLDAQIILGNTYHLMLRPGEALVGEMGGLHQFVSWNRPMLTDSGGFQVFSLSEKRKITEEGAAFQSHLDGARHFLTPERSIDIQETLGADVIMAFDECPPSMAERSYLEKSLARTTRWLHRCVKAWGRERSSLFGIVQGGLHEDLRKRHAEEVCAVDLPGYALGGYSVGEAPEAMHAGVAYSAPLLPRDKPRYLMGVGTPVDLVTCVEHGVDMFDCVLPTRCARNGLLFTSEGKLTIRNAAFAKDSRPVDPACSCYTCRNFSRAYLRHLFAAGEILAMRLNTLHNLHYFLGLMADVRRAIAEDRFAAFARDFRERARAQEAERTRGR